A genomic window from Enoplosus armatus isolate fEnoArm2 chromosome 18, fEnoArm2.hap1, whole genome shotgun sequence includes:
- the crkl gene encoding crk-like protein, with product MSTARFDSADRSAWYFGPVSRQEAQNRLQGQRHGMFLVRDSSTCPGDYVLSVSENSKVSHYIINSLPSKRFKIGDQEFEHLPALLEFYKIHYLDTTTLIEPAPRYPSTVSCPIQPMGGPDENLEYVRTLYDFTGSDAEDLPFKRGEILIILEKPEEQWWSAKSKEGRVGMIPVPYVEKLVRPSPHPGQPSHGSRNSNSYGIPEPSHALVHAYAQPQTPSPLPPGTPGAVITPLPSMQNGPVMAKAIQKRVPCAYDKTALALEVGDIVKVTRMNISGQWEGEVNGRRGLFPFTHVKIIDPQNPDESD from the exons ATGTCAACTGCAAGGTTTGATTCAGCTGATCGGTCCGCCTGGTATTTTGGACCCGTGTCACGACAAGAGGCACAGAATAGGTTACAAGGACAGAGACATGGCATGTTTCTTGTTCGAGACTCGTCGACCTGCCCCGGCGACTACGTGCTGTCAGTATCTGAAAACTCCAAAGTGTCTCACTATATCATCAACTCTTTGCCCAGCAAGAGGTTTAAGATAGGCGACCAGGAGTTTGAACACCTCCCTGCCCTCCTGGAGTTCTACAAAATCCACTACCTGGATACAACCACGCTGATAGAGCCAGCCCCCAG GTACCCAAGCACAGTGAGTTGTCCCATCCAGCCCATGGGTGGCCCAGATGAGAACCTGGAGTATGTGCGGACTCTATACGACTTCACTGGTAGCGATGCAGAGGACCTTCCCTTCAAGAGGGGGGAGATCCTCATCATCCTGGAGAAGCCAGAGGAGCAGTGGTGGAGCGCCAAGAGTAAAGAGGGACGCGTCGGGATGATCCCTGTGCCCTATGTGGAGAAATTGGTACGACCTTCACCTCACCCTGGCCAGCCTTCCCATGGATCTCGCAACTCCAACAGCTACGGGATCCCAGAGCCCTCCCACGCTCTCGTACACGCCTATGCCCAGCCCCAGACACCTTCGCCACTGCCCCCTGGAACACCTGGAGCAGTTATCACCCCTCTACCGTCCATGCAGAACGGCCCCGTCATGGCCAAGGCCATCCAGAAACGAGTGCCATGCGCCTATGACAAAACAGCCCTTGCTCTAGAG GTTGGTGACATCGTCAAGGTTACGCGTATGAACATCAGCGGTcagtgggagggagaggtgaaCGGACGGCGGGGTCTCTTCCCATTCACCCATGTCAAAATCATAGACCCCCAGAATCCGGATGAGAGTGACTGA
- the ccdc74b gene encoding coiled-coil domain-containing protein 74B translates to MSSYNLPPVRHLPQWTRVGRLEKPCSPRRLPANQLQPLPAVPPADRGVGRAAEVSCHSDMDPRVASMQRNIQFLQLQHKETLEKLHAEIEYLRRENKELQYKLIMEPPKSSRKGMTQSRRGIRPPTQGSEAHTGLYLEEPLQDTRPSQDQALSNGEEILGSARQDHGSEVKGGLITSLQPLRIHSSPSHPPRAPTLQECEVIIRQLYNANSLQSQEIIRVKALLRDIVLSKKITPENYIMTKAYLVDGTRKSSEEKKFPKLGLQTFPEKASGPSQSGVVLPALKQSLSSTIAERQRRTRAVQRDRFKRTVQ, encoded by the exons ATGTCAAGTTATAACCTTCCACCGGTGAGGCATTTGCCACAATGGACCCGAGTTGGGCGCCTCGAGAAGCCTTGCTCTCCACGGCGTTTACCGGCGAACCAGCTGCAGCCGCTGCCTGCTGTCCCGCCAGCGGACAGAGGAGTGGGGAGAGCGGCAGAGGTGTCCTGTCACAGCGACATGGACCCCCGCGTCGCGTCAATGCAGAGGAATATCCAGTTCCTTCAGCTACAGCACAAGGAAACTCTCGAGAAGCTCCATGCAGAGATAGAGTATCTCAGACGGGAGAATAAAG AGTTGCAGTACAAGCTGATAATGGAGCCTCCCAAGTCAAGCCGAAAAG GAATGACACAAAGTCGACGAGGCATCAGACCACCCACTCAGGGAAGTGAAGCCCATACGGGACTCTATCTGGAGGAACCGCTGCAGGACACACGGCCCTCACAGGACCAGGCACTGAG CAATGGAGAGGAAATCCTTGGATCTGCCAGGCAGGACCATGGCTCAGAGGTGAAGGGGGGCCTCATCACCTCATTACAGCCTCTAAGAATTCACAGCAGTCCCTCCCATCCACCTCGCGCTCCGACTCTACAGGAGTGTGAGGTCATCATTCGGCAGCTCTACAATGCTAACAGTTTACAGTCTCAGGAA ATTATACGTGTGAAGGCGTTGCTGAGAGATATTGTTTTGAGCAAGAAAATCACCCCAGAAAACTACATTATGACCAAGGCCTACCTTGTTGATGGTACCCG CAAATcttcagaagaaaagaaatttCCAAAACTTGGTCTTCAAACCTTTCCGGAAAAAGC gTCTGGACCCTCTCAGTCTGGGGTGGTCCTCCCAGCCCTCAAACAGAGCCTCAGCTCCACCAttgcagagaggcagaggaggactCGCGCTGTGCAGAGAGACCGCTTCAAAAGGACGGTGCAGTGA